In bacterium, the following are encoded in one genomic region:
- a CDS encoding S8 family serine peptidase: protein MRYQIPEDAELVPHSIIVKFRSSVEHRLRREAANIAAISPLLARYGVHDMRQMYPRHESVYLADGAEVALQRMYRLEYSDDADPRLVAAAFAKLEDVEYAEPEVVQHLLYRPNDPRLGSQYALSRVEAEKAWDISTGSEDVVIAIVDSGVLLTHEDLKDKIWVNPGEDINGDGVYTEADIDSIDNDGNGYVDDIIGIDFVGPSLVMGGAYYDNNPDPTRLGHPHGTHVAGIAAASGDNGKGIAGLAYNCKILPVKCGSDRYAPSILRGYDGIVYAADMGADVINCSWGGGGYLQSQKERIDYAISKGAIVVAAAGNTGTETVSTPGAYPNVLSVANTNSTDGIASSSTYGSWVDVSAPGTSILSCVINNDAAYQEFSGTSMASPYVAGLAGLVKSHMPSLTPEQIFEQIRVTSDPIDHLQHNRYTNKIGKGRINAYRALTESSPAVRLVDWYFSDETYGNGDGIPEQGEKLEIVMRWKNLLDATQNAVITLSTENEYVTVNDSVFNAGAIPTFGEVTNESQPFLLTIDDVYSPNNQVNLFYRVVDDEYTDYGGVFFIQQPTYRDHDINDVRLTLTNDGNLGYDDLSGVTGSGLRYKGQEDVLFEGALIVGAEVNMVPVVVDVARTGANSQQKDFAGEGLVYIDTPGKIAEQQGYADFWDANAPLSGRIQTRVTLNSYAFTRPEGRNMIFLRYTFRNISANTQENFHAGLFFDWDVSSNSQADVAKYIDSLKLGLTYDSLGIPPFPVTVGTVLLSPEYGTNYWGINNRDNDNDTRIGIYNGFDKDEKWKALSSGIVQPIAGVTDVSQLLGMGPVDIEPGDSIVVGFAIIAGDSPSDVMASVPNARALWDTINRLHNATAVIPVAPVPSQLTLHSVSPQPTTLSHGSITLDVEMAKSGNLSVELYDLLGRNVATLMQQWRPSGRQHIPLFLPNIPAGNYILHIDGLKTNRQQMLLVLP from the coding sequence TTGCGTTATCAAATTCCCGAAGATGCAGAGCTCGTTCCGCACAGCATCATCGTAAAGTTTCGATCTTCCGTAGAACATCGACTTCGTCGTGAGGCCGCGAACATCGCTGCGATTTCTCCCCTGCTGGCACGATACGGCGTGCATGACATGCGGCAGATGTACCCGCGGCACGAATCCGTCTATCTCGCTGATGGCGCCGAAGTTGCCCTGCAGCGTATGTACCGTCTCGAATACAGCGACGATGCCGATCCCCGCCTCGTGGCCGCCGCATTTGCCAAGCTCGAGGACGTCGAGTACGCGGAACCGGAGGTGGTGCAGCACCTGCTGTACCGGCCGAACGATCCGCGGCTCGGCAGCCAGTATGCCCTCAGCCGTGTCGAAGCCGAAAAGGCCTGGGATATCAGTACAGGATCCGAAGACGTGGTGATCGCCATCGTAGACAGCGGTGTGCTGCTCACGCATGAGGATCTCAAGGATAAGATATGGGTCAATCCCGGGGAGGATATCAATGGTGACGGCGTCTATACGGAAGCCGACATCGACAGTATTGACAATGACGGTAATGGCTATGTCGACGATATCATCGGCATCGATTTCGTGGGCCCTTCACTCGTCATGGGTGGTGCCTACTATGACAACAATCCTGATCCCACGCGTCTCGGGCATCCGCACGGCACGCATGTGGCAGGTATCGCCGCTGCCAGCGGTGATAACGGCAAGGGTATCGCCGGACTGGCATACAACTGCAAGATCCTTCCCGTGAAATGCGGATCGGATCGTTACGCACCCTCGATTCTCCGTGGATACGACGGTATCGTTTACGCTGCGGATATGGGTGCCGACGTCATCAACTGCAGCTGGGGAGGTGGCGGTTATCTGCAGAGTCAGAAAGAGCGCATTGATTACGCCATCTCGAAAGGCGCCATCGTCGTCGCAGCCGCCGGCAATACCGGGACGGAAACCGTCTCGACACCCGGAGCCTATCCGAATGTGCTCAGCGTCGCAAACACCAATTCAACCGACGGGATTGCTTCCTCCTCCACCTACGGTTCCTGGGTCGACGTTTCGGCTCCAGGCACGAGTATCCTGAGCTGCGTGATCAACAATGATGCGGCATATCAGGAATTCAGCGGTACGTCGATGGCCTCGCCGTATGTCGCAGGACTGGCGGGACTGGTCAAAAGCCATATGCCGTCGCTCACGCCGGAACAGATATTCGAACAGATTCGTGTGACCAGCGATCCGATAGATCACCTGCAGCACAACAGGTACACGAACAAAATCGGCAAAGGACGCATCAACGCATATCGTGCGCTGACCGAATCCTCCCCAGCGGTGCGCCTGGTCGACTGGTACTTCAGCGACGAAACCTATGGCAATGGCGATGGCATCCCCGAGCAGGGAGAAAAGCTGGAAATTGTCATGCGCTGGAAAAACCTTCTCGACGCGACACAGAACGCGGTGATCACGCTGTCAACGGAGAATGAATACGTCACGGTCAACGACTCCGTATTCAACGCCGGAGCCATCCCGACCTTCGGTGAAGTCACCAATGAAAGTCAACCGTTTCTCCTTACCATCGATGACGTTTATTCACCGAACAATCAGGTCAACCTCTTTTACCGGGTGGTGGATGACGAGTATACGGACTATGGCGGCGTGTTCTTCATCCAGCAGCCGACGTACAGGGATCACGATATCAACGACGTTCGTCTGACACTCACCAACGACGGCAATCTCGGTTATGATGACCTTTCCGGTGTCACCGGATCCGGCCTGCGCTATAAAGGACAGGAGGACGTCCTTTTCGAGGGTGCGCTCATTGTCGGCGCTGAGGTGAACATGGTGCCAGTCGTGGTCGACGTCGCACGCACCGGTGCGAATTCCCAGCAGAAAGACTTTGCCGGTGAGGGACTGGTCTACATCGATACCCCGGGTAAAATTGCGGAGCAGCAAGGCTATGCCGATTTCTGGGATGCCAACGCCCCGCTCTCCGGTCGCATACAGACCCGGGTTACCCTCAACAGCTACGCGTTTACGCGTCCCGAAGGACGCAACATGATATTCCTGCGCTATACCTTCCGCAATATTTCCGCGAATACGCAGGAGAACTTCCATGCCGGACTCTTTTTCGACTGGGATGTCAGCTCCAATTCCCAGGCGGATGTGGCGAAATACATCGATTCGCTGAAACTGGGTCTGACCTACGACTCCCTCGGTATCCCGCCGTTCCCTGTCACTGTCGGCACCGTGCTGCTGTCACCCGAATATGGCACGAACTACTGGGGCATCAACAACCGTGACAACGACAACGATACGCGCATCGGGATCTACAACGGTTTCGACAAGGATGAGAAGTGGAAAGCGCTATCGTCCGGCATCGTGCAGCCCATCGCCGGCGTCACCGACGTCTCGCAGCTGCTGGGCATGGGGCCCGTGGATATCGAGCCCGGCGACAGCATCGTCGTCGGCTTTGCCATCATTGCCGGGGACTCACCCTCCGATGTCATGGCTTCCGTGCCAAATGCACGTGCGCTGTGGGATACGATCAATCGTCTTCACAATGCTACTGCCGTCATCCCGGTTGCACCTGTTCCATCGCAGCTGACGCTGCACAGTGTCTCACCACAGCCAACAACCCTTTCACACGGCAGTATTACGCTGGACGTCGAGATGGCGAAAAGCGGTAACCTGAGCGTGGAACTCTATGATCTGCTCGGCCGCAATGTCGCCACACTCATGCAGCAGTGGCGTCCCTCCGGCAGGCAGCATATCCCGCTGTTTCTTCCCAATATCCCCGCAGGCAATTACATCCTGCACATCGATGGTCTGAAGACAAACCGACAGCAGATGCTGCTCGTGCTTCCGTGA
- a CDS encoding T9SS type A sorting domain-containing protein — protein MCNPRFRFALAAAMLFISGTVAYAQPATLFDDGSAIPAVKPPNPAARAAYFHDRVANAEGHIPVGARARAWKKAQENLPLFAPGGGSTVMTEMTWTNVGPSNIGGRIITVASNPLNPSTIYIGAAGGGIWRSYDAGLHWQPVSESLPTQAMGALVINPQDTAVIYAGTGEASYAQRTFDGGGMFRSTNGGDSWEEIGVGTLPPYSRASDMVINPMNTDIVYAAIPDGPREAGQIGIYRSTDAGDSWELVLTGRMSDIVINPINPDILYTSSSKVFGSGTADRYGMWKTTDGGDNWFQLDVGIVDSTMGRTSIGICDAQPDVLYIGVSEVTGDDRTHLIGVFKTTDAGAQWTRLDVPFDYMVSQGWYDNIMGVHPTNPDIAYAGGVKIVFTRDGGESWERVKDQGYGGIVHVDQHAIDFNRSDPSIVYLGNDGGFFVGSSDGAAWEKRDRGLSITQFIGGAMHPASNAVLFGGTQDNGTLLSDDAPDFNLVLYGDGGNGAIDPRRPEVMFTTKETLKFYRSEDFGATWTRKQQGLGLDRSLFYIDFAMDPNDPEVLYLGTSRLYKSTNSGESWSLKNSCLIPANGGCYYISAVSVAPYDGNLVFGGGTGGGVSISTNGGEEWNTVADSLLPTGYCSSVRSFSPGNILATYSTYGIDKIWRSTDMGINWSSINGDLPDVPLNDVIELDGKIIVASDVGAFISEDAGQHWQRFGNGMPSVSVQRFVFNERTGILRAITHGRGMYDLQWMVPEAKAPQFVSAPDTAVYENGQLFVYAPVVEGWPLPAMSLQSAPQGVEFDSVLGIVRWIVRDDSTPFVLYAENAEGNQTQQFIVNGLPQSQADWSIVQSQPLSTPVNVMALGGDDALWLGRDSALVTLSPDGGMTWKTVALPGTNAQVIDIHAFDENRAVVGTRSGQILKTTDGGNSWAIQFSHVNARIGNIAFRDEMNGMAVTDDPDRNNLAHVYVTSDGGEHWTETAETIARFPIDNTLTFAGDTRAWFAVSNLSKSPPEEPDILRSSDNGASWRPTGVSAQNVAGISFLDSDRGFCVDDLTGFVRRSINGGVNWRSAFYPMGGERLAAVSAVQGSQVVWIISDDGAWVTPDAGSNWTKTVSIACGPVQDAVFADSATGWIVSKSGIVQKLVANPLLDVSDLPEGIPGDLRITGIFPNPAAASDPRVHVRYATDRSATVTLALYNSAGNRVRQHPARTVHAGIHQAVFNTAGLPSGAYFVSLTSGTAQVTRRMMITQ, from the coding sequence ATGTGCAATCCCCGCTTTCGTTTCGCTCTTGCTGCTGCCATGCTGTTTATTTCCGGAACTGTCGCCTACGCGCAGCCCGCGACACTGTTCGATGACGGCAGCGCAATTCCCGCCGTCAAACCTCCCAATCCCGCTGCACGCGCCGCATATTTTCACGATCGTGTCGCAAACGCGGAGGGACACATCCCCGTTGGTGCGCGGGCCCGCGCATGGAAAAAGGCACAGGAGAATCTTCCCCTGTTCGCACCCGGCGGTGGAAGCACGGTGATGACAGAGATGACGTGGACCAACGTGGGTCCTTCAAACATCGGAGGGCGCATCATTACCGTCGCGTCAAATCCCCTCAACCCGTCCACCATCTATATAGGTGCGGCCGGCGGGGGAATATGGAGAAGCTATGATGCAGGACTGCACTGGCAGCCCGTTTCGGAATCGTTGCCTACGCAGGCGATGGGAGCGCTCGTCATCAATCCGCAGGACACGGCAGTGATTTATGCCGGGACAGGGGAGGCCAGTTACGCGCAGCGCACCTTTGATGGTGGAGGCATGTTTCGTTCCACCAATGGAGGAGACAGCTGGGAAGAAATAGGTGTGGGTACGCTGCCACCATACTCGCGCGCGAGTGATATGGTGATCAATCCCATGAACACCGACATTGTTTACGCGGCCATCCCTGATGGTCCGCGCGAAGCCGGCCAGATCGGTATTTACCGCAGCACGGATGCCGGCGACAGCTGGGAACTGGTCCTGACAGGACGCATGTCGGATATCGTTATCAACCCGATCAATCCTGACATTCTCTATACATCCTCAAGCAAGGTTTTCGGCAGCGGCACTGCTGACCGCTACGGGATGTGGAAGACCACGGACGGAGGGGACAACTGGTTCCAGCTCGATGTCGGGATAGTGGATTCCACGATGGGACGTACGAGTATCGGTATCTGTGACGCGCAGCCGGATGTGCTTTATATCGGGGTTTCGGAAGTGACCGGTGACGATCGCACGCATCTGATTGGTGTATTCAAGACAACGGATGCAGGTGCGCAGTGGACCAGGCTCGATGTCCCCTTCGACTACATGGTATCGCAGGGGTGGTACGACAACATTATGGGCGTGCATCCCACCAATCCAGACATCGCTTACGCCGGGGGCGTGAAAATTGTGTTCACACGCGACGGCGGCGAGAGCTGGGAGCGCGTGAAGGATCAGGGGTACGGTGGCATCGTGCATGTCGACCAGCATGCCATAGATTTCAACCGCAGCGATCCGTCCATTGTTTATCTCGGGAATGATGGCGGTTTCTTCGTTGGCAGCAGTGACGGGGCAGCGTGGGAAAAGAGGGACAGGGGACTCAGCATCACCCAGTTCATTGGCGGCGCAATGCACCCCGCCAGTAATGCCGTGCTGTTCGGCGGCACGCAGGACAACGGGACACTGCTCTCAGACGACGCGCCCGATTTCAACCTCGTCCTGTACGGGGACGGCGGCAACGGCGCCATCGATCCGCGTCGTCCCGAGGTCATGTTCACCACGAAGGAAACGCTGAAGTTTTATCGTTCCGAGGATTTCGGAGCCACGTGGACAAGGAAACAGCAGGGCCTGGGACTGGATCGCTCTCTGTTCTATATCGATTTCGCCATGGACCCGAACGATCCCGAGGTGTTGTATCTCGGGACATCACGGCTCTACAAGAGCACCAACAGTGGGGAGAGCTGGTCACTGAAAAACAGTTGCCTGATTCCGGCAAACGGAGGCTGCTACTATATCAGTGCCGTCAGCGTGGCACCGTATGACGGGAATCTCGTGTTCGGCGGCGGCACGGGTGGCGGGGTTTCCATATCAACCAACGGCGGTGAAGAATGGAATACGGTGGCGGATTCCCTCCTGCCAACCGGGTACTGCAGTTCGGTCCGCAGCTTCAGTCCGGGCAACATACTCGCGACGTATTCGACGTACGGAATCGACAAGATCTGGCGCAGTACCGACATGGGCATCAACTGGAGCAGCATCAACGGTGATTTGCCGGATGTGCCGCTGAACGATGTTATCGAACTGGACGGGAAGATTATTGTCGCTTCCGATGTCGGTGCCTTTATCAGCGAGGATGCTGGGCAGCACTGGCAGCGCTTCGGGAATGGTATGCCCTCGGTTTCCGTCCAGCGTTTTGTCTTCAACGAACGCACGGGGATTCTCCGGGCCATCACCCATGGACGTGGCATGTACGACCTGCAGTGGATGGTGCCGGAGGCCAAGGCACCGCAATTCGTTTCCGCGCCCGATACTGCCGTGTATGAGAATGGACAGCTGTTCGTGTATGCTCCCGTGGTCGAGGGCTGGCCGCTGCCGGCAATGTCCCTGCAGTCCGCTCCGCAGGGAGTGGAGTTTGACTCCGTTCTCGGTATTGTTCGCTGGATCGTACGCGATGACAGTACACCCTTCGTCCTTTATGCGGAGAACGCAGAAGGGAATCAAACACAGCAGTTTATCGTCAACGGTTTGCCGCAGAGCCAGGCGGACTGGAGCATCGTCCAATCGCAGCCACTGTCCACTCCGGTCAACGTTATGGCACTTGGGGGAGATGATGCACTCTGGCTGGGACGCGACAGTGCGCTGGTAACGCTGTCTCCCGATGGCGGGATGACCTGGAAAACGGTGGCGCTGCCGGGAACCAATGCGCAGGTGATTGATATTCACGCGTTCGATGAGAACCGGGCCGTGGTCGGGACACGAAGCGGACAGATATTGAAAACAACGGACGGCGGAAACAGCTGGGCGATACAGTTCAGTCACGTCAATGCGCGGATTGGCAATATTGCCTTCCGGGATGAAATGAACGGCATGGCGGTGACGGATGATCCGGATCGCAATAATCTGGCACATGTCTACGTCACGAGTGACGGTGGGGAGCATTGGACGGAAACCGCGGAGACCATTGCACGTTTTCCCATCGACAACACACTGACTTTTGCCGGTGATACCCGTGCCTGGTTTGCGGTTTCAAATCTTTCGAAATCTCCCCCGGAAGAGCCGGACATTCTTCGCAGCTCCGACAATGGGGCGAGCTGGAGGCCGACCGGCGTTTCGGCACAGAATGTCGCTGGAATTTCCTTCCTCGACAGCGATCGCGGATTCTGCGTTGATGACCTGACCGGCTTCGTGCGAAGGAGCATCAACGGTGGCGTGAACTGGCGTTCCGCCTTCTATCCCATGGGCGGTGAGCGCCTCGCTGCCGTCAGCGCCGTGCAGGGGAGCCAGGTCGTCTGGATAATCAGCGACGATGGTGCGTGGGTGACTCCCGACGCGGGCAGCAACTGGACAAAAACTGTCAGCATCGCCTGTGGTCCCGTGCAGGACGCGGTGTTTGCGGATTCCGCCACCGGTTGGATCGTCAGCAAGAGTGGAATCGTACAGAAACTTGTAGCAAATCCGCTTCTTGATGTGTCTGATCTCCCTGAAGGCATACCGGGAGATCTGCGTATTACCGGTATTTTCCCGAATCCCGCCGCCGCTTCGGATCCACGCGTCCACGTGCGTTACGCCACCGATCGCAGCGCCACGGTCACGCTGGCGCTCTACAACAGCGCAGGGAACCGGGTCAGGCAGCATCCCGCCAGAACCGTGCACGCGGGTATCCACCAGGCGGTTTTTAATACTGCAGGTTTGCCGTCCGGTGCGTATTTTGTATCACTCACTTCGGGAACAGCACAGGTCACACGGCGTATGATGATCACGCAGTGA
- a CDS encoding T9SS type A sorting domain-containing protein gives MLLALFLLPSYVGVAQGSLIHHEGDEQRQAQTENARARFEYFYNRLTWPDGSIPVGARAKAFEKMQSMPAYLPEANTSLRKRSAEDLTWENVGPNNIGGRIFALTLNPLRPETMFVGAADGGVWRSYDAGLHWESVSDDFPTQSMGSIVINPVDTSVIYAATGDASFGSHSFDGAGVFKSTDGGDSWFEVGEGSLPEYAKASDMAINPLNPDMLYIAVPDGIRDPSQMGIWRSTNGGMDWSLVLTGRMTDIVINPQNPDVLYTVSSKIFGSLTADRYGLQKTTDGGDTWMQVDIGVTDSLIGRTGIGICDSNPDVLYLGVSEVTGDGRTPLLGVFKTTDAGGSWNKLDVPFDYMISQGWFDNIIGVHPGNPDIVYAGGVKLIRSSDGGQSWERIADQLAGGILHVDQHEITFDPLHPDRVYVGNDGGLFLLTDAGKTLEKRDLGLSITQFIGGDMYPGTDALVLGGTQDNGTLLSDDPAPDFDLVLYGDGGHGYINPSQPNIMYTTQERLKLWRSEDFGRTWTWAIGDLPNEGSLFYIAYAMDKTNPDVLYLGTYRMYKTSNGGKTWQQLQTCLFNAGGSCYYITAVDIAPYDANMVLAAAPGQTAVSTNGGLTWNVNSGQLPVASCSAFRTFNPGEMYATFSRYEVEKVWKSSDGGANWTSINGNLPDVPVNDVLKIDNTLLIGSDLGVFVSEDEGATWSPLNDGMPAVSVQRLLFQEETGIVRAITHGRGVYDMQWVTPEQKVPEFRSRPDTTTLAVFQPFVYAPVVEAWPQPTYRLLEAPQGASIDPVLGIVRWTASDLITTFTIEATNVAGSTTQTFSLQTADVISTEWEIVQPQRLDAQVNHAFVAEDRSLWLARDTSRISVSTDAGQTWTHMELPETEASVLSIFALDRNTAWVGTGGPQSLVNTGSGHIWKTTDGGQSWTDQLYGIDSRFGNLYFWNANEGIAVTQGARDSADVFVTSDGGGSWAHMAERPLARIPLYNTLTFADRDNGWFASSNVYENDDANVLRTTDGGRTWELKGAGTGIGYVSDIAFLDPMKGWFVDEISRRVKRTVAGGQRWVSAFYPMNGERLVGVSADPVSRVVWILSDQHAWVSADEGGTWTKTTLIPAGAMQSLVFADSLQGWAVTKNGIVEHQIGNPLVTSVAGQPLPADPALGSAYPNPVTAVTDAVMLPFRMSTEGSVRITISNAAGQEVATLLDRSMQPGDHVSVWDPRGFSNGVYFVTMRTGNRAFTGRLVLAR, from the coding sequence ATGCTTCTGGCTCTTTTCCTTCTGCCATCGTATGTCGGCGTTGCGCAGGGCTCGCTCATTCATCATGAAGGTGACGAGCAGCGGCAGGCACAGACGGAAAACGCACGGGCGCGCTTCGAGTATTTCTATAACAGGCTGACCTGGCCGGATGGCAGCATCCCCGTCGGCGCGCGCGCGAAAGCGTTTGAGAAGATGCAGTCCATGCCCGCGTATTTACCGGAGGCAAACACCTCGCTGCGCAAGCGTTCCGCCGAAGATTTGACCTGGGAGAATGTCGGGCCGAACAACATCGGGGGACGCATTTTCGCACTCACGCTCAATCCGCTGCGTCCCGAAACCATGTTCGTCGGTGCTGCGGACGGAGGCGTCTGGCGGTCATACGACGCCGGTCTGCACTGGGAATCCGTTTCCGATGACTTCCCGACACAGTCGATGGGTTCCATCGTAATCAATCCTGTCGATACCAGTGTGATCTATGCTGCAACAGGTGATGCCAGTTTCGGGTCGCATTCTTTTGACGGCGCCGGCGTGTTCAAGAGCACCGATGGTGGCGACAGCTGGTTCGAAGTTGGGGAGGGAAGTCTGCCTGAGTATGCCAAGGCAAGCGATATGGCCATCAATCCCCTCAATCCCGACATGCTGTACATTGCGGTGCCGGATGGTATTCGTGATCCGTCGCAGATGGGAATCTGGCGTTCGACGAACGGGGGAATGGACTGGAGTCTCGTACTCACGGGACGCATGACGGATATCGTCATCAATCCCCAGAACCCCGACGTGCTGTATACCGTGTCGAGTAAAATATTCGGCTCGCTGACAGCGGACCGCTATGGATTGCAGAAAACCACCGACGGCGGAGATACCTGGATGCAGGTGGATATCGGTGTCACGGATTCATTGATCGGCAGGACCGGCATCGGTATCTGTGACAGTAATCCTGACGTGCTGTATCTTGGCGTTTCGGAGGTGACCGGCGACGGGAGAACACCGCTGCTCGGCGTATTCAAAACTACGGATGCCGGTGGCAGCTGGAACAAGCTCGACGTGCCGTTCGACTATATGATTTCCCAGGGATGGTTCGACAATATCATCGGCGTGCATCCCGGCAACCCGGACATTGTTTATGCCGGCGGTGTCAAGCTGATCCGATCCTCCGACGGCGGTCAGAGCTGGGAGCGCATCGCCGACCAGCTGGCAGGTGGTATTCTGCATGTGGATCAGCATGAAATTACGTTCGATCCTCTGCACCCGGACCGCGTGTACGTCGGGAATGATGGCGGGCTGTTCCTGCTGACCGATGCGGGGAAAACGCTGGAAAAGCGGGATCTCGGACTTTCCATTACACAGTTTATCGGTGGCGACATGTATCCGGGCACGGATGCCCTGGTCCTGGGAGGAACTCAGGATAACGGTACGCTGCTCTCAGATGATCCCGCACCGGATTTCGATCTGGTTCTTTACGGGGACGGGGGACACGGCTACATTAATCCTTCACAGCCGAACATCATGTATACCACCCAGGAACGTCTCAAACTCTGGCGCTCCGAAGATTTCGGCAGAACATGGACCTGGGCGATCGGTGATCTTCCGAACGAGGGGTCCCTGTTCTACATCGCGTATGCGATGGATAAGACGAACCCTGACGTGCTGTATCTCGGGACCTACCGCATGTACAAGACCTCGAATGGCGGGAAGACCTGGCAGCAGCTGCAGACCTGTCTCTTCAACGCAGGCGGGAGCTGCTATTATATCACCGCTGTCGACATCGCACCTTACGATGCAAACATGGTTCTCGCCGCAGCACCCGGACAGACCGCGGTGTCCACGAATGGCGGACTGACCTGGAACGTGAACTCCGGGCAGTTGCCTGTGGCCTCCTGCAGCGCGTTCCGGACATTCAATCCCGGCGAAATGTACGCAACGTTCAGTCGTTATGAAGTTGAGAAAGTCTGGAAGTCCTCGGACGGCGGCGCGAACTGGACGAGCATCAACGGAAACCTCCCGGACGTCCCCGTGAACGATGTCCTGAAAATTGATAACACGCTGCTGATCGGTTCCGATCTTGGTGTCTTTGTCAGTGAAGACGAAGGCGCAACCTGGTCACCCCTCAACGATGGAATGCCCGCGGTTTCGGTGCAGCGCCTGCTCTTCCAGGAAGAAACCGGTATTGTGCGTGCCATTACGCATGGACGCGGGGTGTATGACATGCAGTGGGTCACACCGGAGCAGAAAGTTCCTGAGTTCCGTTCGCGTCCCGACACCACGACGCTGGCGGTGTTTCAGCCCTTCGTCTACGCTCCGGTCGTGGAAGCCTGGCCTCAGCCTACCTATCGACTGCTCGAGGCACCGCAGGGTGCGAGCATCGATCCGGTGCTCGGTATCGTGCGATGGACGGCAAGTGATCTGATCACGACCTTCACCATCGAAGCCACCAATGTGGCAGGCAGCACGACGCAGACCTTTTCGCTGCAGACGGCGGATGTCATTTCCACGGAATGGGAAATCGTCCAGCCGCAGAGACTGGACGCCCAGGTCAATCACGCGTTCGTCGCGGAAGACCGCTCACTCTGGCTGGCCCGCGATACTTCGCGCATTTCCGTTTCGACAGATGCGGGACAGACGTGGACGCATATGGAGCTCCCTGAAACAGAAGCTTCCGTGCTCAGTATATTCGCTCTCGACCGGAACACCGCGTGGGTGGGGACCGGTGGTCCGCAGAGTCTTGTCAATACAGGCAGCGGCCATATCTGGAAAACCACGGACGGAGGACAGAGCTGGACCGATCAGCTTTACGGCATCGATTCACGCTTCGGGAACCTGTATTTCTGGAATGCGAATGAAGGGATTGCCGTGACGCAGGGCGCGCGCGACAGTGCCGATGTCTTTGTCACGAGCGACGGCGGCGGCAGCTGGGCTCACATGGCCGAGCGTCCCCTCGCCCGCATCCCGCTTTACAACACACTGACTTTCGCCGACCGGGATAATGGCTGGTTTGCCTCGTCCAACGTGTATGAAAACGACGACGCAAACGTGCTGCGGACTACAGACGGCGGGCGGACCTGGGAACTGAAGGGCGCGGGTACGGGAATCGGATACGTCTCGGATATCGCCTTCCTCGATCCCATGAAGGGATGGTTCGTTGATGAAATATCCCGGCGTGTCAAGCGCACGGTGGCGGGCGGACAGCGCTGGGTTTCCGCATTCTACCCCATGAACGGAGAACGCCTCGTCGGCGTATCAGCTGATCCCGTCAGTCGTGTGGTGTGGATTCTGAGCGATCAGCACGCTTGGGTCAGTGCCGACGAGGGAGGAACGTGGACGAAAACGACGCTCATCCCGGCAGGCGCCATGCAGTCTCTCGTGTTTGCGGATTCCCTGCAGGGCTGGGCGGTGACGAAGAACGGTATCGTCGAACATCAGATCGGAAATCCGCTGGTGACTTCAGTTGCCGGACAACCGCTGCCCGCGGATCCTGCTCTTGGCAGTGCTTATCCCAATCCCGTCACGGCCGTCACGGACGCCGTGATGCTGCCCTTCCGCATGTCCACCGAGGGCAGCGTGCGCATCACAATCAGCAACGCTGCAGGACAGGAGGTTGCAACGCTGCTCGATCGCAGCATGCAGCCCGGGGACCACGTGAGCGTATGGGACCCCCGTGGATTCAGTAACGGTGTCTATTTCGTGACCATGCGGACCGGCAACAGGGCATTTACCGGACGCCTCGTCCTCGCGCGCTGA
- a CDS encoding CoA-binding protein, with amino-acid sequence MNEHIPSILRTARTIAVVGLSDKPHRTSYGIAEGLRAHGYTVIPVNPAIESWQGLRSYPDLHAVEVPIDIVNVFRRSEHVSDIVDDAIAVGAKVLWTQLGVVDYAAAERAERAGMQVVMDSCIAVELARLQPADTASEL; translated from the coding sequence ATGAACGAACACATCCCCTCCATTTTACGCACGGCGCGCACAATCGCCGTAGTCGGACTCTCTGACAAACCCCATCGAACAAGCTATGGCATCGCGGAAGGACTGCGGGCGCACGGGTATACGGTCATTCCCGTGAATCCGGCCATTGAGAGCTGGCAGGGTTTGCGATCGTACCCGGACCTCCACGCCGTGGAGGTTCCCATTGATATTGTCAATGTCTTCAGACGCTCTGAACATGTCAGCGATATCGTCGATGACGCTATCGCCGTCGGAGCAAAAGTATTGTGGACACAGCTCGGCGTGGTCGACTACGCTGCAGCGGAACGCGCAGAACGCGCCGGGATGCAGGTCGTTATGGACAGTTGCATCGCTGTTGAGCTTGCGCGCCTGCAACCGGCTGATACGGCTTCCGAATTATGA
- a CDS encoding CPXCG motif-containing cysteine-rich protein, which yields MRKTFRCAWCFEINEIFVDLSAGEDQVYVEDCQICCRPNTIHIRIDVESRKVTLENEPEG from the coding sequence ATGCGCAAGACCTTCCGTTGTGCCTGGTGCTTCGAGATCAACGAGATCTTTGTGGATCTGTCTGCAGGGGAGGATCAGGTCTATGTCGAAGATTGTCAGATCTGCTGCAGACCCAACACCATCCATATTCGTATCGATGTCGAAAGCCGCAAGGTCACGCTCGAAAATGAACCCGAGGGCTGA